One segment of Streptomyces sp. NA02950 DNA contains the following:
- a CDS encoding pyridoxal phosphate-dependent aminotransferase encodes MTAATPPVQSPTDRRVSARVGSISESATLAVDAKAKALKAAGRPVIGFGAGEPDFPTPDYIVEAAVAACRDPKYHRYTPAGGLPELKAAIAAKTLRDSGYEVEAAQVLVTNGGKQAIYEAFAAILDPGDEVIVPAPYWTTYPESIRLAGGVPVDVVADETTGYRVSVEQLEAARTEHTKVLLFVSPSNPTGAVYSREQIEEIGRWAAEHGLWVLTDEIYEHLVYGDAEFHSLPVVVPELRDKCVVVNGVAKTYAMTGWRVGWVIGPKDVVKAATNLQSHATSNVSNVAQVAALTAVSADLDAVAAMREAFDRRRRTIVRMLNEIDGVECPEPEGAFYAYPSVKGLVGKEIRGKRPQNTVELAGLILEEAEVAVVPGEAFGTPGYLRLSYALGDEDLVEGISRLQKLLGEARA; translated from the coding sequence ATGACCGCTGCTACTCCCCCAGTACAGTCCCCGACCGACCGGCGGGTGTCAGCCCGCGTCGGCTCCATCTCCGAGTCGGCCACGCTCGCCGTCGACGCCAAGGCGAAGGCCCTCAAGGCCGCCGGGCGCCCGGTGATCGGCTTCGGCGCGGGCGAGCCGGATTTCCCGACGCCCGACTACATCGTCGAGGCGGCCGTCGCCGCCTGCCGCGACCCCAAGTACCACCGCTACACCCCGGCCGGCGGCCTGCCCGAGCTCAAGGCCGCGATCGCCGCGAAGACGCTGCGCGACAGCGGTTACGAGGTCGAGGCGGCCCAGGTCCTGGTGACCAATGGCGGTAAGCAGGCGATCTACGAGGCGTTCGCCGCGATCCTGGACCCGGGCGACGAGGTCATCGTGCCCGCCCCGTACTGGACCACCTACCCGGAGTCGATCCGGCTGGCCGGCGGTGTCCCGGTGGACGTCGTCGCGGACGAGACGACCGGCTACCGCGTCTCCGTCGAGCAGCTGGAGGCGGCCCGGACCGAGCACACCAAGGTGCTGCTCTTCGTCTCGCCGTCCAACCCGACCGGCGCGGTCTACAGCCGTGAGCAGATCGAGGAGATCGGCCGCTGGGCCGCCGAGCACGGGCTGTGGGTGCTCACCGACGAGATCTACGAGCACCTGGTCTACGGCGACGCCGAGTTCCACTCGCTGCCGGTGGTGGTGCCCGAGCTGCGCGACAAGTGCGTCGTGGTCAACGGTGTCGCCAAGACGTACGCGATGACCGGCTGGCGGGTGGGCTGGGTCATCGGCCCCAAGGACGTGGTGAAGGCCGCGACCAACCTCCAGTCGCACGCCACCTCGAATGTGAGCAATGTCGCTCAGGTCGCCGCGCTGACCGCCGTCTCGGCCGACCTCGACGCCGTCGCCGCGATGCGCGAGGCGTTCGACCGCCGTCGCCGCACCATCGTGCGGATGCTGAACGAGATCGACGGGGTGGAGTGCCCGGAGCCGGAGGGCGCGTTCTACGCCTACCCGTCGGTGAAGGGGCTGGTCGGCAAGGAGATCCGCGGCAAGCGGCCGCAGAACACCGTCGAGCTGGCCGGGCTGATCCTGGAGGAGGCCGAGGTCGCGGTGGTGCCGGGTGAGGCGTTCGGCACCCCGGGCTATCTGCGGCTGTCCTACGCCCTGGGCGACGAGGACCTCGTCGAGGGCATCTCGCGGCTCCAGAAGCTGCTGGGCGAGGCGCGGGCCTGA
- a CDS encoding adenosine deaminase, whose protein sequence is MARDVHLLPKAHLHLHFTGSMRPSTLLELADKYGVHLPEALSGGEPPKLRATDERGWFRFQRLYDIARSCLRTPEDIQRLVREAAEEDVRDGAGWLEIQVDPTSYAPRLGGLIPALEVILDAVETASRDTGLGIRVLVAANRTKHPLEARTLARLAVRYADRGVVGFGLSNDERRGFARDFDRAFAIARDGGLLAAPHGGELSGPGSVRDCLDDLGAGRVGHGVRAAEDPRLLARLAERDVTCEVCPWSNVALGVYEKPEDVPLRTLFDAGVPMALGADDPLLFGSRLAAQYELVRDRHGFTDSELAELARQSIRGSAAPEPERTRLLAGIDAWLAT, encoded by the coding sequence ATGGCACGTGATGTACATCTGCTCCCCAAGGCGCATCTGCATCTCCACTTCACCGGCTCCATGCGCCCCTCCACCCTGCTGGAACTCGCCGACAAGTACGGCGTCCACCTGCCCGAGGCGCTGAGCGGCGGCGAGCCGCCGAAGCTGCGCGCGACCGATGAGCGCGGCTGGTTCCGCTTCCAGCGGCTGTACGACATCGCGCGGTCCTGTCTGCGGACGCCGGAGGACATCCAACGGCTGGTGCGCGAGGCGGCCGAGGAGGATGTGCGGGACGGGGCCGGATGGCTGGAGATCCAGGTCGACCCCACGTCGTACGCCCCGCGGCTCGGCGGGCTGATCCCGGCGCTGGAGGTCATCCTGGACGCGGTCGAGACCGCCTCCCGGGACACCGGGCTCGGGATCCGGGTGCTGGTCGCCGCCAACCGTACGAAGCATCCGCTGGAGGCCCGCACCCTGGCCCGGCTCGCGGTCCGCTACGCCGACCGCGGCGTTGTCGGCTTCGGCCTCTCCAACGACGAGCGGCGCGGCTTCGCCCGGGACTTCGACCGCGCCTTCGCCATCGCCCGGGACGGCGGGCTGCTGGCCGCGCCGCACGGCGGTGAGCTCTCCGGCCCCGGCAGCGTCCGCGACTGCCTGGACGACCTCGGGGCGGGCCGGGTGGGCCACGGGGTGCGCGCCGCGGAGGACCCGCGGCTGCTGGCCCGGCTGGCCGAGCGCGATGTGACCTGCGAGGTGTGCCCGTGGTCCAACGTGGCGCTCGGGGTCTACGAGAAGCCGGAGGACGTCCCGCTGCGCACGCTCTTCGACGCCGGTGTGCCGATGGCGCTGGGCGCCGACGACCCCCTGCTCTTCGGCTCCCGGCTGGCGGCCCAGTACGAACTGGTCCGCGACCGCCACGGCTTCACCGACTCCGAACTCGCCGAACTGGCCCGCCAGTCGATCCGCGGCTCCGCCGCCCCGGAGCCGGAGCGGACCCGCCTGCTGGCGGGCATCGACGCCTGGCTGGCGACCTGA
- a CDS encoding UDP-N-acetylmuramate dehydrogenase → MQELHDAPLAPLTTFRLGGPATRLITATTDDEVIAAVREADATGTPLLLIGGGSNLVISDKGFDGTALRIATPGFTLDGTRLELAAGENWSDAVASTVEAGLAGIECLAGIPGSAGATPIQNVGAYGQDVSATITEVIAYDRRADEVVTIPNADCAFSYRHSRFKSDPDRHVVLRVRFELEDADGLSAPVRYAETARVLGVEVGDRVPAAIARETVLGLRAGKGMVLDAGDHDTWSAGSFFTNPVLDEAAYAAFLTRVAERLGPDTAPPAFPAGDGHVKTSAAWLIDKAGFTKGYGSGPARISTKHTLALTNRGDATTEDLLALAREVVTGVDTAFGIRLVNEPVTVGVSL, encoded by the coding sequence GTGCAGGAACTCCACGACGCCCCCCTCGCCCCGCTGACCACGTTCCGCCTGGGCGGACCGGCGACCCGGCTGATCACGGCCACCACGGACGACGAGGTGATCGCCGCGGTCCGCGAGGCCGACGCGACCGGTACCCCGCTGCTGCTGATCGGCGGCGGCAGCAATCTGGTCATCTCCGACAAGGGCTTCGACGGCACCGCCCTGCGCATCGCCACCCCCGGCTTCACCCTCGACGGCACCCGCCTGGAGCTGGCCGCGGGCGAGAACTGGTCCGACGCGGTCGCCAGCACCGTCGAGGCGGGGCTGGCCGGAATCGAGTGCCTGGCCGGAATTCCTGGTTCCGCCGGTGCCACACCGATCCAGAACGTCGGGGCGTACGGCCAGGATGTCTCGGCCACCATCACCGAGGTGATCGCCTATGACCGGCGCGCCGACGAGGTGGTGACCATCCCGAACGCCGACTGCGCCTTCTCCTACCGCCACAGCCGCTTCAAGAGCGACCCCGACCGCCATGTGGTGCTGCGGGTCCGCTTCGAGCTGGAGGACGCGGACGGGCTGTCCGCGCCGGTCCGCTACGCGGAGACCGCGCGGGTGCTGGGCGTCGAGGTCGGGGACCGGGTGCCCGCCGCCATCGCCCGCGAGACCGTCCTCGGGCTGCGCGCGGGCAAGGGGATGGTGCTCGACGCCGGGGACCACGACACCTGGTCCGCCGGGTCGTTCTTCACCAACCCGGTGCTGGACGAGGCCGCCTACGCCGCCTTCCTCACCCGCGTCGCCGAACGCCTCGGCCCGGACACCGCGCCGCCGGCCTTCCCGGCGGGCGACGGCCACGTCAAGACCTCCGCCGCCTGGCTGATCGACAAGGCGGGCTTCACCAAGGGGTACGGCAGCGGCCCGGCCCGGATCTCCACCAAGCACACCCTCGCCCTCACCAACCGCGGCGACGCCACCACCGAAGACCTGCTGGCCCTCGCCCGCGAAGTGGTGACCGGAGTCGACACCGCGTTCGGCATCCGCCTGGTCAACGAGCCGGTGACGGTGGGCGTCAGCCTCTGA
- a CDS encoding MaoC family dehydratase produces MTAKVRYDDVAVGTEVPLREFRVNRADLVRYAGASGDFNPIHWNEKFAKDVGLPDVIAHGMFTMAEAARVVTDWTGDPGALVEYGVRFTKPVVVPNDDKGALIEIAAKVAAKLDDEARTVRLDITATSGGQKVLGRARAVVRLA; encoded by the coding sequence ATGACGGCCAAGGTCCGTTACGACGACGTGGCGGTCGGCACCGAGGTGCCGCTGCGCGAGTTCCGTGTCAACCGCGCCGACCTGGTCCGGTACGCGGGGGCGTCGGGCGACTTCAACCCCATCCACTGGAACGAGAAGTTCGCCAAGGACGTCGGTCTGCCGGACGTCATCGCCCACGGCATGTTCACCATGGCCGAGGCGGCGCGCGTGGTGACCGACTGGACCGGCGACCCCGGGGCCCTCGTCGAGTACGGCGTGCGCTTCACCAAGCCGGTCGTGGTCCCCAACGACGACAAGGGTGCGCTCATCGAGATCGCCGCCAAGGTGGCCGCCAAGCTGGACGACGAGGCCCGTACGGTGCGCCTGGACATCACGGCGACCAGTGGTGGACAGAAGGTGCTGGGCCGGGCCCGCGCCGTGGTCCGGCTCGCCTGA
- a CDS encoding MaoC family dehydratase N-terminal domain-containing protein, producing MALDQSFVGRSYPPTAPYEVGREKIREFAEAIGDSNPVYTDPEAARALGHPDVIAPPTFVFAITFKAAGHQVVEDPALGLDYSRVVHGDQQFAYTRPVRAGDRLRVTSTIDSIKSLAGNDVLSVRGEVHDEAGEHVVTSFTTLVARAAEAEESR from the coding sequence ATGGCGCTCGACCAGTCCTTCGTCGGGCGGAGCTATCCGCCCACCGCACCGTACGAGGTCGGCCGGGAGAAGATCCGGGAATTCGCCGAGGCCATCGGCGACAGCAATCCGGTCTACACCGACCCCGAGGCGGCCAGGGCACTCGGCCACCCCGATGTGATCGCCCCGCCCACCTTTGTGTTCGCGATCACCTTCAAGGCGGCGGGGCACCAGGTCGTCGAGGACCCGGCGCTGGGGCTGGACTACAGCCGGGTCGTCCACGGCGACCAGCAGTTCGCGTACACCCGCCCGGTCCGGGCCGGTGACCGGCTGCGGGTCACCTCGACCATCGACTCGATCAAGTCGCTGGCGGGCAACGACGTGCTGTCCGTGCGCGGCGAAGTCCATGACGAGGCGGGCGAGCACGTCGTGACCTCGTTCACGACCCTGGTGGCCCGCGCAGCCGAGGCGGAGGAGAGCAGATGA
- the rpmG gene encoding 50S ribosomal protein L33, translating to MAATDVRPKITLACVECKERNYITKKNRRNDPDRLEIKKHCPRCNAHTAHRETR from the coding sequence GTGGCTGCCACCGACGTCCGCCCGAAGATCACGCTGGCCTGCGTGGAGTGCAAGGAGCGGAACTACATCACCAAGAAGAACCGGCGCAACGACCCGGATCGTCTTGAGATCAAGAAGCACTGCCCGCGGTGCAACGCCCACACTGCGCACCGCGAGACGCGCTGA
- a CDS encoding hydrolase, translating into MPDSQPQQPQQPPRNDTVPGPGGALVLGGARLADGRAVDVRLSGGRIEAVGTAGSLVPGPRLDLTGYLLLPAPAEPHAHCDTALTAEIAGPVPYAPEDVRRRTTEAALLHLGHGATALRTHVGVGGVHGLRSLEAVLQAGHTLRGLTDLGAVAVPRVLTGAAGADGLAMLRDAVKMGAAVVGGCPDLDPDPTGHAEAVLDLAARHGCAVDLHTDGDDPARLARFAAMAGGLRPGVTIGPCAGLARLPREVAARLADRLAAADVTVVCLPQGDCGGLEDRGARGASGRSGPAGPSAPGCAPVRLLRAAGVRVAAGSGALRDTVNPVGRGDPLEAAFLLASREGLDPAEAYEAVCGRARAALGLPEVRVEAGFPAELLAVRGEGLAGVLSLAYSRVVVHQGRVVARTSAVREYCDSAAAVALDLPRQTRAQDQGGEQA; encoded by the coding sequence ATGCCCGACAGCCAGCCGCAGCAGCCTCAGCAGCCCCCCAGGAACGACACGGTACCCGGGCCCGGCGGCGCGCTGGTGCTCGGCGGTGCCCGGCTCGCCGACGGCCGCGCGGTGGACGTCCGGCTCAGCGGCGGGCGTATCGAGGCGGTCGGCACGGCGGGCAGTCTTGTCCCCGGCCCCCGGCTGGACCTCACCGGCTATCTGCTGCTGCCCGCCCCCGCCGAGCCGCACGCCCACTGCGACACCGCCCTCACCGCCGAGATCGCGGGCCCGGTCCCGTACGCCCCCGAGGACGTCCGGCGGCGCACCACCGAGGCCGCCCTGCTGCACCTCGGCCACGGGGCGACGGCGCTGCGCACCCATGTAGGGGTCGGCGGGGTGCACGGGCTGCGTTCCCTGGAGGCCGTCCTCCAGGCGGGCCACACCCTGCGCGGACTCACCGACCTCGGCGCGGTGGCGGTGCCGAGGGTGCTGACCGGCGCGGCCGGGGCGGACGGGCTGGCGATGCTGCGGGACGCGGTGAAGATGGGCGCGGCCGTCGTCGGCGGCTGTCCCGATCTCGACCCCGACCCCACCGGTCACGCGGAGGCCGTGCTCGACCTCGCCGCGCGCCACGGCTGCGCGGTCGATCTGCACACCGACGGTGACGACCCGGCGCGGCTCGCCCGGTTCGCGGCGATGGCCGGTGGGCTGCGGCCGGGCGTGACCATCGGCCCGTGTGCGGGGCTCGCCCGGCTGCCGCGGGAGGTGGCGGCGCGGCTGGCGGACCGGCTGGCGGCGGCCGATGTCACCGTGGTCTGTCTGCCGCAGGGCGACTGCGGCGGGCTGGAGGACCGGGGCGCGCGCGGCGCGTCCGGCCGTTCCGGCCCGGCGGGCCCGTCCGCCCCCGGCTGTGCGCCGGTGCGGCTGCTGCGGGCGGCGGGTGTGCGGGTGGCCGCGGGCAGCGGTGCGCTCCGGGACACCGTCAACCCGGTGGGCCGCGGCGACCCCTTGGAGGCCGCCTTCCTGCTGGCGTCCCGGGAGGGCCTGGACCCCGCTGAGGCGTACGAGGCGGTGTGCGGACGGGCCCGGGCGGCGCTGGGGCTGCCCGAGGTGCGGGTGGAGGCCGGGTTCCCGGCCGAGCTGCTCGCGGTGCGCGGGGAGGGGCTCGCGGGTGTGCTCTCGCTGGCGTACAGCCGGGTGGTGGTGCACCAGGGGCGGGTGGTGGCCCGGACCAGCGCGGTGCGGGAGTACTGCGACTCGGCCGCGGCGGTCGCGCTGGACCTGCCGCGGCAGACACGCGCGCAGGACCAGGGCGGCGAGCAGGCGTAG
- a CDS encoding NAD(P)H-binding protein, translated as MRIVIAGGHGQIAMRLERLLTARGDEVAGIIRRPEQAGDLLAAGAEPVVCDLESASVEDVAKYLESADAAVFAAGAGPGSGVERKQTVDYAAAALFADAAERAGVRRYVIVSSMGADREPPPGTDPGFAAYLRAKGAADDDVRAREGLDWTVLRPGRLTDDPGTGLVNLAEHTGRSEVTRDDVAVVLAALLDEPRTARRTLELVNGPTPAADAVRAIVEQG; from the coding sequence ATGCGCATTGTCATCGCTGGTGGACACGGACAGATCGCGATGCGGCTGGAGCGGCTGCTCACCGCGCGCGGAGACGAAGTGGCGGGCATCATCCGCCGGCCCGAACAGGCGGGTGACCTGCTGGCGGCGGGGGCCGAACCGGTCGTCTGCGACCTGGAGTCGGCCTCCGTGGAGGATGTGGCGAAGTATCTGGAGAGCGCGGACGCGGCCGTCTTCGCGGCCGGTGCGGGCCCCGGCAGCGGCGTCGAACGGAAGCAGACGGTCGACTACGCGGCCGCGGCGCTCTTCGCGGACGCGGCCGAACGGGCCGGGGTCCGGCGGTACGTCATCGTGTCCTCGATGGGCGCGGACCGCGAACCCCCGCCCGGTACGGATCCGGGCTTCGCGGCCTATCTGCGCGCGAAGGGCGCGGCGGACGACGACGTACGGGCCCGGGAGGGGCTGGACTGGACCGTGCTGCGGCCGGGCCGGCTCACGGACGACCCGGGGACGGGCCTGGTGAACCTCGCCGAGCACACCGGGCGGAGCGAGGTGACCCGCGACGACGTGGCCGTGGTCCTGGCGGCCCTCCTCGACGAGCCCCGTACGGCGCGACGCACCCTGGAGCTGGTCAACGGCCCGACACCGGCGGCGGATGCGGTGCGGGCGATCGTCGAGCAGGGCTAG
- a CDS encoding DUF3574 domain-containing protein, with product MTPRTRIAAVGAAVVFAAATPVAAYAALDTGPETVAAVPARGAAYVETRLFFGTGRPDGGPPVTEKQFLAFVDRTITPRFPAGLTIRDGRGQWRDRSGAIERERSYEVVLLYPVSEARAHDPQIERIRTVYERKYAQESVARADAAARVDF from the coding sequence ATGACCCCGCGCACCCGGATCGCCGCCGTCGGGGCGGCCGTCGTGTTCGCCGCCGCCACGCCCGTCGCCGCGTACGCCGCGCTCGACACCGGGCCGGAAACCGTCGCCGCCGTCCCGGCCAGGGGCGCGGCGTATGTCGAGACCCGGCTCTTCTTCGGGACCGGGCGGCCCGACGGCGGGCCGCCCGTCACCGAGAAGCAGTTCCTGGCCTTCGTGGACCGGACCATCACCCCGCGCTTCCCGGCCGGGCTGACGATCCGGGACGGCCGGGGGCAGTGGAGGGACCGGAGCGGGGCGATCGAGCGCGAGCGCTCGTACGAGGTGGTGCTGCTCTACCCGGTGTCCGAGGCCCGCGCCCACGACCCGCAGATCGAGCGCATCCGGACGGTCTACGAACGGAAGTACGCCCAGGAGTCCGTGGCCCGCGCCGACGCGGCGGCCCGGGTGGACTTCTGA
- a CDS encoding DUF1206 domain-containing protein, whose protein sequence is MEAAARCGLTARGLLYLLVGLLALRIAFGDGGEQADRGGALEVLADQPYGSVLVWAVGVGLAGMALWRLSEAVFGAAGPDGRKAKKRLASAARAVFYGVVAYSVLSFAAGEKGSGSSDKQSQDVTARALDLPYGRWLVGVAGAAVTVAGIWIAVRALRRSFRKHLAMAGTPRKVKRTVDALGVCGGAARGIVFAVAGGFAVTAARRYDPDTAKGLDETLRTFADTAMGPWLLVAVAVGLALFGVFSFAMARWRRV, encoded by the coding sequence ATCGAGGCGGCGGCTCGCTGCGGGCTGACCGCGCGCGGCCTCCTCTACCTGCTGGTCGGCCTGCTGGCGCTGCGGATCGCCTTCGGCGACGGCGGCGAACAGGCCGACCGGGGCGGGGCACTGGAGGTACTGGCCGACCAGCCCTATGGCTCGGTCCTGGTCTGGGCGGTCGGAGTGGGGCTCGCCGGGATGGCGCTGTGGCGGCTGTCCGAGGCGGTCTTCGGCGCGGCGGGGCCGGACGGCCGCAAGGCGAAGAAGCGGCTGGCTTCCGCGGCCCGCGCGGTCTTCTACGGCGTCGTCGCCTACTCCGTGCTCTCCTTCGCGGCCGGGGAGAAGGGCAGCGGTTCCAGCGACAAGCAGTCGCAGGACGTCACGGCACGCGCCCTCGACCTGCCGTACGGCCGCTGGCTGGTCGGCGTCGCCGGGGCCGCGGTGACCGTGGCCGGGATCTGGATCGCCGTACGCGCGCTGCGGCGCAGCTTCCGCAAGCACCTCGCGATGGCCGGTACGCCGCGCAAGGTGAAGCGGACCGTGGACGCGCTGGGCGTGTGCGGCGGGGCGGCGCGCGGGATCGTGTTCGCGGTGGCGGGCGGCTTCGCGGTCACCGCCGCCAGGCGCTACGACCCGGACACGGCGAAGGGCCTCGACGAAACCCTGCGCACCTTCGCCGACACGGCGATGGGCCCCTGGCTGCTCGTGGCCGTGGCGGTGGGCCTGGCCCTGTTCGGCGTCTTCTCCTTCGCCATGGCCCGCTGGCGCCGGGTCTGA
- a CDS encoding amidohydrolase family protein codes for MTGETNGGAGLPMVISVDDHVIEPAHLFETWLPAKYRDRGPKPLTAGIGELAYIGGKYRITTDPDGQPTDWWEYEGDLFPYKRIIAAVGFSRDEMTLEGITRDMMRRGCWDPKARLADMDMNHVEASLCFPTFPRFCGQTFAEADDKDVGLACVRAYNDWMVEEWCGDSGGRLIPLCLIPLWDVELAVQEIRRNAARGVRAVTFSEIPTYLGLPSIHSGYWDPFFAECEATGTVVCMHIGSSSQMPAASPDAPPAVQASLSFNNAMASMTDFLFSGVLVKFPRLKLAYAEGQMGWIPYALERADDVWEEHRAWGGVRDLIPEPPSTYYYRQIYCCFFRDKHGVASLKTVGEDNATFETDYPHVDSTWPHTRRIAAEHVAGLSAETTYKILRGNAIRMLELDFDPGRTC; via the coding sequence ATGACTGGCGAGACGAACGGCGGGGCCGGGCTGCCCATGGTCATCAGCGTGGACGACCATGTGATCGAGCCCGCGCACCTCTTCGAGACCTGGCTTCCGGCCAAGTACCGGGACCGTGGCCCCAAACCGCTCACGGCCGGTATCGGGGAGCTGGCGTACATCGGCGGCAAGTACCGGATCACCACCGATCCGGACGGCCAGCCCACCGACTGGTGGGAGTACGAGGGGGACCTCTTCCCGTACAAGCGCATCATCGCGGCCGTCGGCTTCTCCCGGGACGAGATGACGCTCGAGGGCATCACCCGCGACATGATGCGCCGCGGCTGCTGGGACCCCAAGGCCCGGCTCGCCGACATGGACATGAACCACGTCGAGGCGTCCCTGTGCTTCCCGACCTTCCCCCGCTTCTGCGGCCAGACCTTCGCCGAGGCGGACGACAAGGACGTCGGCCTCGCCTGTGTACGCGCGTACAACGACTGGATGGTCGAGGAGTGGTGCGGCGACAGCGGCGGACGGCTGATCCCGCTGTGCCTGATCCCACTGTGGGACGTGGAGCTGGCCGTCCAGGAGATCCGGCGGAACGCGGCGCGCGGGGTGCGGGCGGTGACCTTCAGCGAGATCCCCACCTATCTGGGCCTGCCCAGCATCCACAGCGGCTACTGGGACCCCTTCTTCGCCGAGTGCGAGGCCACCGGCACGGTGGTGTGCATGCACATCGGCTCGTCCTCGCAGATGCCCGCCGCCTCCCCGGACGCCCCGCCCGCCGTCCAGGCGTCGCTGAGCTTCAACAACGCCATGGCGTCGATGACGGACTTCCTCTTCAGCGGTGTGCTGGTGAAGTTCCCGCGGCTCAAACTCGCCTATGCAGAGGGCCAGATGGGCTGGATCCCCTACGCCCTGGAGCGCGCGGACGACGTCTGGGAGGAGCACCGGGCCTGGGGCGGAGTACGCGACCTGATCCCCGAGCCGCCGTCCACGTACTACTACCGGCAGATCTACTGCTGCTTCTTCCGCGACAAGCACGGGGTCGCCTCGCTGAAGACGGTCGGGGAGGACAACGCGACGTTCGAGACCGACTACCCGCACGTCGACTCGACCTGGCCGCACACCCGGCGGATCGCGGCCGAGCACGTGGCGGGGCTGTCGGCGGAGACGACGTACAAGATCCTGCGGGGCAACGCGATCCGGATGCTGGAGCTGGACTTCGACCCAGGGCGTACGTGCTAG